In Zingiber officinale cultivar Zhangliang chromosome 6A, Zo_v1.1, whole genome shotgun sequence, a single genomic region encodes these proteins:
- the LOC121994408 gene encoding transcription factor GHD7-like — MIAAAMSGSNDVCCGADGGACPHCTDLNRAIPVLFNEPMREFQFFGHDDSVEWMFSDPKDSDPPPEQPHKYLDGLGGGGGGGGFDSGRGLTFDVSLNSSASRLPETVPMMAAASSATIMSFAGSTFTDASSGMKIREGMVGDLQGDPTMEREAKIMRYKEKRKKRKYEKQIRYASRKAYAEMRPRVKGRFAKTSESTEIQPLSGQQPYDLHRFDSRWFH; from the exons ATGATCGCTGCTGCCATGTCGGGGTCCAACGACGTGTGCTGCGGCGCAGACGGCGGCGCGTGCCCCCACTGCACCGACCTCAACCGCGCGATTCCGGTGCTGTTCAACGAGCCCATGCGCGAGTTCCAGTTCTTTGGCCACGACGACTCGGTGGAGTGGATGTTTAGCGACCCTAAGGACAGTGATCCGCCGCCGGAACAGCCGCACAAGTATCTTGATGGCTTGGGAGGgggaggtggtggtggtggtttTGACTCCGGACGTGGCCTCACCTTTGATGTTTCCTTGAATAGCTCCGCGAGCCGGCTGCCGGAGACAGTCCCCATGATGGCGGCGGCGTCGAGTGCCACCATC ATGTCCTTCGCGGGGAGCACATTCACTGACGCTTCGAGCGGGATGAAGATCAGAGAAGGCATGGTCGGCGACCTGCAGGGTGACCCAACAATGGAGAGGGAAGCCAAGATCATGAGGtacaaagagaagaggaagaagagaaaatacGAGAAGCAGATTCGATACGCGTCAAGGAAGGCCTATGCCGAGATGAGACCGAGGGTAAAAGGGCGTTTTGCAAAGACATCAGAGTCGACAGAGATCCAGCCACTGTCCGGGCAGCAGCCTTATGATCTTCATAGGTTTGACTCAAGATGGTTCCattaa